The Bartonella sp. TP genomic sequence GACAATCTATGCGCTATAACTAAGGTAGTGCGACCAACACGCACTGTATCAAGCGCTTCTTGTATTTGCCGCTCGGTACCAGAATCTAAAGCAGAGGTAGCTTCATCTAATAACAAGATTGCCGGGTTTTTTAAAATGGTTCTAGCTATAGCTACACGCTGTTTTTCACCGCCAGATAGCTTTAAACCACGTTCCCCAACCATTGTATTATAGCCTTCTGAAAGGCGCGCTATAAACTTATCTATTTGCGCCTGTTTCGCGGCATTTACCATTTCTTCGTTGCTGGCAGTAACCTTTCCATAGCGAATATTATAACCGATAGTGTCATTAAACAATACTGTATCTTGCGGCACTACGCCGATTTGCGCCCGCAAACTATTTTGGGTAACATCGCGAATGTCCTGTCCGTCAATCAAAATCTGACCGTTGCTTACATCATAAAATCGAAATAACAATCTGGATATAGTAGATTTACCTGCACCAGTTGGTCCAACAATGGCCACTGTTTTGCCACCCTCTACCGAGAAACTAATGCCATGCAATATTTCTCTATCTTGATTATAAGAAAAGCTTACATTCTTGAACTCTATCTTCGCCTTGCTTATCTGCAAGGGCAAAGCAGCGCTAGAATCGACTATCTCTGGTTTAGTATCCAACAAATTGAATAGCGCTTCTACATCTGTAAGCCCCTGTTGTAACTCGCGATATATTGTGCCAATAAAATTTAACGGAAAAGATAATTGTATCAAAAGACTATTCACAAAGACAAAATCGCCTACCGTTTGTGTACCATGCATTACTTGATAAGCCGACATCGACATGATAATTGCCATAGCTATGGCCAAAATAGCCGCCTGACCAAAATTCAACCAGCCAAGGGAGGTCCAAACCTTTATTGCCGATTTTTCATACACCGCCATAGCTTCGTCAAAGCGCTGCGCTTCTAACTTTTCATTGCCAAAATATTTTACGGTTTCATAATTTAACAAAGCATCAACCGACCTACTATTTGCTTCGGTATCATATTTATTCATATCACGGCGAATATCTATACGTCTAGTGCTGGTAGTTACACTAAACCAGATATAAACAACTAGCATAATAGCTACTATAAGTAGGTACCAAAAATTATAAGAATACCAAAAAGCTGCAGCCGCCAGAACAAACTCTAGTAAAGTTGGTATGCTATTCAAAATAGTAAACCGAACCATAGATTCTACCGATTTTATGGCTCGCTCAATTATCCTTGCCAGCCCACCTGTATAGCGCTCTAAATGAAAACGTAATGAAAGCTCATGCATATGTATAAAAGCTCTACCAGCTAATTGGCGTACAGCATGTTGTGCAACTTTTGCAAACAAAGCGTCCCGCAATTGATTCAACCCAGCCTGCGCTAGCCTAGCTGCATTATAAGAGCATACCCATATTATCGGCAAAGCTACCCAGAGCAAAGTTTTGTGTTGCTGAATAAAGCCAGCACCCTGCGGTGCCAAACTGTC encodes the following:
- a CDS encoding ABC transporter ATP-binding protein/permease, which encodes MKNIAPDSNANSSAVPQEKKTLKTIGQLWSYMWPQNRPDLKLHVILAIGYMILAKFILLAVPYLFKYATDSLAPQGAGFIQQHKTLLWVALPIIWVCSYNAARLAQAGLNQLRDALFAKVAQHAVRQLAGRAFIHMHELSLRFHLERYTGGLARIIERAIKSVESMVRFTILNSIPTLLEFVLAAAAFWYSYNFWYLLIVAIMLVVYIWFSVTTSTRRIDIRRDMNKYDTEANSRSVDALLNYETVKYFGNEKLEAQRFDEAMAVYEKSAIKVWTSLGWLNFGQAAILAIAMAIIMSMSAYQVMHGTQTVGDFVFVNSLLIQLSFPLNFIGTIYRELQQGLTDVEALFNLLDTKPEIVDSSAALPLQISKAKIEFKNVSFSYNQDREILHGISFSVEGGKTVAIVGPTGAGKSTISRLLFRFYDVSNGQILIDGQDIRDVTQNSLRAQIGVVPQDTVLFNDTIGYNIRYGKVTASNEEMVNAAKQAQIDKFIARLSEGYNTMVGERGLKLSGGEKQRVAIARTILKNPAILLLDEATSALDSGTERQIQEALDTVRVGRTTLVIAHRLSTIVNADEILVLSEGQIAERGSHEELLKKQGIYAMMWSKQKEIMKAQEILSDNASY